The following coding sequences lie in one Kribbella sp. NBC_00709 genomic window:
- a CDS encoding carbohydrate ABC transporter permease, translating to MVTTLSRHDVVRRSAGRTSYRFGSPLRRSQRIAGFLFIGPTFALFLAFVLWPILYTAYLSLTSWGGFGAPRFVHFDNYSRMLHDPVARRALIVTLVLTGVTTAVLTFLGLVTAVLVNVVWSKVGVVVRTILFIPGIVSFVVSAVLWKLIYDPNIGTLNRLLGAIGLDSLQHPWLADHKTVLPAIIVVTVWGGLGFNMLIYFAGLQSIDPNLYEAAAMDGANTVQQFRHITVPSLRIVTGLIVSLGLLNGFKAFDIIFVMTGGGPNHGSEVLGTYLYSLAFGSTSGSIPQLGYASAFSVVTMVLCTLAVIAQLWLTRRADR from the coding sequence ATGGTGACAACGCTCTCCCGGCACGACGTCGTACGACGGTCCGCCGGGCGAACGTCGTACCGGTTCGGATCGCCGTTGCGACGGTCGCAGCGGATCGCCGGGTTCCTGTTCATCGGGCCGACGTTCGCGTTGTTCCTGGCGTTCGTGCTGTGGCCGATCCTGTACACGGCGTACCTGAGCCTGACCTCGTGGGGCGGGTTCGGGGCGCCGCGGTTCGTGCACTTCGACAACTACAGCCGGATGCTGCACGACCCGGTCGCGCGCCGGGCGCTGATCGTCACGCTGGTGCTGACCGGGGTGACGACCGCGGTCCTGACGTTCCTCGGACTCGTCACCGCGGTGCTGGTGAACGTGGTCTGGTCGAAGGTCGGCGTGGTCGTGCGGACGATCCTGTTCATCCCGGGGATCGTGTCGTTCGTCGTGTCGGCGGTGCTGTGGAAGCTGATCTACGACCCGAACATCGGCACGCTCAACCGGTTGCTCGGGGCAATTGGTCTGGACAGCCTGCAGCACCCGTGGCTGGCCGACCACAAGACCGTGCTGCCGGCGATCATCGTGGTCACGGTCTGGGGCGGGCTCGGGTTCAACATGCTGATCTACTTCGCCGGCCTGCAGAGCATCGACCCGAACCTGTACGAGGCCGCCGCGATGGACGGCGCCAACACGGTCCAGCAGTTCCGCCACATCACCGTGCCGAGTCTGCGGATCGTCACCGGCCTGATCGTCAGCCTCGGCCTGCTCAACGGGTTCAAGGCCTTCGACATCATCTTCGTGATGACCGGCGGCGGGCCGAACCACGGCAGCGAAGTACTCGGCACGTACTTGTACTCGCTGGCGTTCGGTTCGACGTCCGGCTCGATCCCACAGCTCGGGTACGCCAGCGCGTTCAGCGTGGTGACGATGGTGCTCTGCACGCTCGCGGTCATCGCCCAGCTCTGGCTGACGCGGAGGGCGGACCGATGA
- a CDS encoding beta-galactosidase — MRNPRSIRLEGRRLLVDGVPRILMAGEVHYFRLHREDWADRLDKLIAAGCDAVASYMPWLVHETAGGVDLTGRTSEYRDLAGFLELAAERDLLVIARPGPFVMAELKNEGLPFRIYRDHPDAVPLGWDGKPAGSKTLDYLEPGYVAEAEQWYAAIMPMLAERLVSKGGPVAAVQLDNEVGMLSWVTNTPELTDRTLADLAVWAFRTWGREGSISRYGADPDDPAGWASQWRSGGTLDGTVAQQLALHHDLGAHHRDRYAQYLLRLRDVALQHGVDGVPFLVNLHGTYAGRGRHFPIGISQLSKSYAGVPQMTSGSDHYTGELTVEKVPDLYVMNAFMAAVHDADQPITSLEFEAGTGDYGEDLSSLTSPETAELKTRLCVAQGNRLVNYYLFAGGHNPPLDDAVGDGNDRIAFTGERHGFAAPVDPEGRLSTTYAATASAVRAVRGAEHLLADMDEEYDDIVLGYVPDHYLTEYCHPAASVRRAQVGELERYRGMGPRDILARALLLSGYSFRAVDLSGAPTSAGATLDPAGPVVALATPPVLGRTIQERLAAFVRAGGRLLLHGRVPVADDDGTPCTVLADELGLKVDDTVEGAPHYFPSVRAAAWAGDQPEVRVGMLEHLAGDGEVLVADVADGSPVAVDVRVAGGGRAVVLACDYPCHLDFWRLLLERVGVRRRIVADGNTPGLVVTSTADGAGQRLVHLINVAPVPQDFTLSVDDVVLELHLDAREGRILPLGVHLADAVLGWSTAELDGRGDGSTVLLRRSSSAGQALIRTTRDVTADGDATAVRSEQGWLVSWPADGATDRLTVRLS; from the coding sequence GTGCGGAACCCCAGATCGATAAGGCTGGAAGGGCGCCGGCTCCTGGTGGACGGCGTACCGCGGATCCTGATGGCCGGCGAGGTGCACTACTTCCGGCTGCATCGCGAGGACTGGGCCGACCGGCTGGACAAGCTCATCGCGGCGGGCTGCGATGCGGTGGCCAGTTACATGCCGTGGCTCGTGCACGAGACCGCCGGCGGCGTCGACCTCACTGGCCGCACCAGCGAGTACCGCGACCTGGCGGGCTTCCTGGAGCTGGCCGCGGAGCGGGACCTGCTGGTGATCGCGCGGCCGGGCCCGTTCGTGATGGCCGAGCTGAAGAACGAAGGCCTGCCGTTCCGGATCTACCGCGACCACCCGGACGCCGTCCCGCTGGGTTGGGACGGCAAGCCGGCCGGGTCGAAGACGCTGGACTACCTCGAGCCCGGGTACGTCGCGGAGGCAGAGCAGTGGTACGCCGCGATCATGCCGATGCTCGCGGAACGCCTTGTTTCCAAGGGCGGACCGGTCGCCGCGGTCCAGCTGGACAACGAGGTCGGCATGCTGTCGTGGGTCACCAACACCCCGGAGCTGACCGACCGCACGCTGGCCGACCTCGCCGTGTGGGCGTTCCGGACCTGGGGTCGTGAGGGCAGCATCTCGCGGTACGGCGCTGACCCAGACGATCCCGCGGGCTGGGCGTCGCAATGGCGATCCGGTGGGACCCTCGACGGCACAGTGGCGCAGCAGCTCGCGTTGCATCATGACCTCGGGGCGCATCACCGCGACCGGTACGCGCAGTACTTGCTGCGGTTGCGGGACGTCGCGCTGCAGCACGGCGTCGACGGCGTACCTTTCCTGGTCAACCTGCACGGCACCTACGCCGGCCGTGGTCGGCACTTCCCGATCGGCATCAGCCAGCTGTCGAAGTCGTACGCCGGGGTGCCGCAGATGACCTCGGGCTCCGATCACTACACCGGCGAGCTCACGGTCGAGAAGGTGCCGGACCTGTATGTGATGAACGCGTTCATGGCCGCCGTGCACGATGCCGACCAGCCGATCACGTCGCTGGAGTTCGAGGCCGGGACGGGGGACTACGGCGAGGACCTCAGCTCGCTGACCAGCCCGGAGACGGCCGAGTTGAAGACTCGGCTCTGCGTTGCCCAGGGCAATCGGTTGGTCAACTACTACTTGTTCGCCGGTGGCCACAATCCGCCATTGGACGATGCTGTTGGCGACGGCAACGACCGGATCGCGTTCACCGGCGAGCGGCACGGGTTCGCGGCGCCGGTGGATCCGGAGGGGCGGCTGAGTACGACGTACGCGGCGACTGCCTCGGCGGTGCGCGCGGTCCGTGGAGCCGAGCATCTGCTGGCGGACATGGACGAGGAGTACGACGACATCGTCCTTGGCTATGTGCCGGACCACTACCTGACGGAGTACTGCCACCCGGCAGCGTCGGTACGCCGGGCGCAGGTCGGCGAGCTGGAGCGGTACCGGGGGATGGGGCCGCGGGACATCCTCGCCCGTGCATTGCTCCTGAGCGGCTACTCCTTCCGGGCGGTCGATCTGTCCGGCGCGCCGACCTCGGCCGGCGCGACGTTGGATCCGGCCGGGCCGGTGGTCGCGCTCGCGACGCCGCCCGTGCTCGGCCGGACGATCCAGGAGCGGCTAGCGGCCTTCGTTCGAGCCGGCGGCCGGTTGCTGCTGCATGGCCGGGTGCCGGTCGCGGACGACGACGGTACGCCGTGCACGGTGCTCGCCGACGAGCTCGGCCTGAAGGTCGACGACACGGTCGAAGGCGCACCGCACTACTTCCCGTCGGTGCGCGCGGCCGCCTGGGCCGGCGACCAACCAGAGGTTCGGGTGGGCATGCTGGAACACCTGGCCGGCGACGGTGAGGTCCTGGTCGCGGATGTTGCGGACGGGTCGCCGGTTGCTGTGGACGTACGGGTCGCCGGTGGCGGACGAGCCGTCGTGCTGGCCTGCGACTACCCGTGTCACCTCGACTTCTGGCGCCTGCTGCTGGAGCGCGTCGGCGTACGCCGCCGGATAGTTGCTGACGGCAACACGCCTGGTCTGGTCGTCACGAGCACGGCTGACGGCGCCGGCCAGCGGCTGGTGCACCTCATCAACGTCGCGCCGGTCCCACAGGACTTCACGCTGTCGGTGGACGACGTCGTCCTGGAGCTCCACCTCGACGCCCGCGAGGGACGCATCCTCCCGCTCGGCGTACACCTCGCCGACGCGGTCCTCGGCTGGTCCACGGCTGAACTCGACGGCCGCGGCGACGGCTCGACCGTCCTCCTCCGGCGCTCGTCTTCCGCAGGCCAGGCATTGATCCGAACCACCCGCGACGTGACCGCGGACGGCGACGCGACCGCCGTCCGGAGCGAGCAGGGGTGGCTGGTCAGCTGGCCTGCCGACGGGGCAACCGACCGTTTGACTGTGAGGCTCTCATGA
- a CDS encoding Gfo/Idh/MocA family protein, translating into MTLNIGVLGLGSVLSGPYASLITKLEQEGRVRLTAGYDPDAGKRTTAAERFGINTAYGAPEELLARDDLDIVLVLTSMNQHGSLARAALEAGKHVLVEKPMSTSLEEGRDLLAVAAEAPGLLVCAPHIVLSPTYREMHRRVRDGEIGDLHLARARYGWSGPWWGRWFYESGGGALFDLGVYNLTSLCGFFGPVRRVTAMVGTAVPKREVNGELVTVSADDNAHIVLDFGQARFASIATGFTMQQYRSPAIELYGATGVLQLLGDDWAPNGFEQWSNARGSWELVGERDPHWPWTDGLRHLVDSIENGTPTVTRPEHAFHALEVMLAAKQSAAEGRVVEITSPFPDLTYDIPTGTAAETRPTHDPRTS; encoded by the coding sequence ATGACTCTGAACATCGGCGTGCTCGGACTCGGCAGTGTCCTCTCCGGCCCGTACGCGAGCCTGATCACCAAACTCGAGCAGGAAGGTCGTGTCCGCCTCACCGCCGGCTACGACCCCGACGCCGGCAAGCGGACGACCGCGGCGGAACGGTTCGGCATCAACACGGCGTACGGCGCTCCCGAGGAACTGCTCGCCCGCGACGACCTCGACATCGTGCTGGTCCTGACGAGCATGAACCAGCACGGCTCACTCGCCCGCGCGGCGCTCGAAGCCGGCAAGCACGTGCTCGTCGAGAAGCCGATGTCGACCTCGTTGGAGGAGGGTCGCGATCTGCTCGCGGTCGCCGCGGAGGCGCCGGGGCTGCTCGTGTGCGCGCCGCACATCGTCCTGTCGCCGACGTACCGCGAGATGCACCGACGGGTCCGTGACGGCGAGATCGGCGACCTTCACCTGGCCCGGGCGCGGTACGGCTGGTCCGGGCCCTGGTGGGGGCGGTGGTTCTACGAGTCCGGGGGCGGGGCGCTGTTCGACCTCGGCGTGTACAACCTCACCAGTCTGTGCGGGTTCTTCGGCCCGGTACGGCGGGTCACCGCGATGGTCGGCACCGCCGTACCGAAGCGTGAGGTCAACGGCGAGCTGGTCACGGTCAGCGCCGACGACAATGCGCACATCGTGCTCGACTTCGGTCAGGCCCGGTTCGCCTCGATCGCAACCGGGTTCACGATGCAGCAGTACCGCTCGCCGGCCATCGAGCTGTACGGCGCAACCGGCGTGCTACAGCTGCTCGGCGACGACTGGGCACCGAACGGGTTCGAACAGTGGTCGAACGCGCGCGGCTCCTGGGAGCTCGTCGGCGAACGAGACCCCCACTGGCCCTGGACCGACGGCCTCCGGCACCTGGTCGATTCCATCGAGAACGGTACGCCGACCGTCACCCGCCCGGAGCACGCCTTCCACGCCCTCGAAGTCATGCTCGCCGCCAAACAATCCGCGGCCGAGGGCCGAGTAGTAGAAATCACCAGCCCCTTCCCAGACCTCACCTACGACATCCCCACCGGCACCGCGGCCGAGACCCGCCCTACCCACGACCCCCGCACGTCCTGA
- a CDS encoding carbohydrate ABC transporter permease: protein MRTKWIGKSFATFVLLPFCLLMAFPFVWMLLTSLREQNTIFNGPIIPRKFTGVAYKDAWTSIDFPLHFWNSVWITSVTVIGVLIFATLSGYAFAKLDFPFRNTLFVLLLTTLMMPSTALIIPLYLELKSLGLLDSQAGLLVLYISGSAPFAMFLMRAFFQTLPDELIEAARVDGGSELTIFRRVILPLTRPGIATVVIFQFLSTWNEFLIANTVLRNTDALPLQPVLFTLMGQYSTNWPALTAGLTLSVVPVVIVYVRMQRQFVAGMMLGAVKN, encoded by the coding sequence ATGAGGACCAAATGGATCGGGAAGTCGTTCGCGACGTTCGTCCTGCTGCCGTTCTGTCTGTTGATGGCGTTCCCGTTCGTGTGGATGCTCCTGACTTCGTTGCGGGAGCAGAACACGATCTTCAACGGGCCGATCATCCCGCGGAAGTTCACCGGTGTGGCGTACAAGGACGCGTGGACGTCGATCGACTTCCCACTGCACTTCTGGAACAGCGTCTGGATCACGTCGGTGACGGTGATCGGGGTGCTGATCTTCGCGACGCTCAGCGGGTACGCGTTCGCGAAGCTGGATTTCCCGTTCCGGAACACGCTCTTCGTGTTGCTGCTGACCACGCTGATGATGCCGTCGACGGCGCTGATCATCCCGCTGTACCTCGAGCTCAAGTCGCTCGGTCTGCTCGACAGCCAGGCCGGACTGCTGGTGCTGTACATCTCCGGGTCGGCGCCGTTCGCGATGTTCCTGATGCGAGCGTTCTTCCAGACGTTGCCGGACGAGCTGATCGAGGCGGCGCGGGTGGACGGCGGCAGCGAGCTGACGATCTTCCGGCGGGTGATCCTGCCGCTCACCCGGCCCGGCATCGCGACCGTGGTGATCTTCCAGTTCCTGTCCACCTGGAACGAGTTTCTGATCGCCAACACGGTACTGCGCAACACCGACGCGCTCCCCCTGCAGCCGGTGCTGTTCACGTTGATGGGCCAGTACTCCACGAACTGGCCGGCCCTCACCGCCGGCCTCACGCTGTCCGTCGTACCGGTCGTGATCGTCTACGTCCGGATGCAGCGGCAGTTCGTCGCCGGGATGATGCTCGGCGCGGTCAAGAACTGA
- a CDS encoding VOC family protein has protein sequence MPIKNVVVNSTDVARSVEFYTRFLELEVAGEPTAERAVLDAVTATVELRAVGNGREQSTWSPDDLQKGFRHIGFKVDRIDERAAVLKEAGVEFKLDPLDAEGAVRICFFYDPDGTLLEMIQGDLQYAEILDPDGVARERSLGVPARPRFDHVAVTIEDRDATSAYYDRNYGFSFIGTIEQPHDQRGFHIGYLKGGDTVLEVFTYEVDKSSRDPQLDVAGFAYTELVGDPPDLPAATAPDGTKVYVDRDGFTFAVGSEA, from the coding sequence ATGCCGATCAAGAACGTCGTGGTCAACAGCACCGATGTCGCCCGCTCGGTCGAGTTCTACACCAGGTTCCTCGAGCTGGAGGTGGCCGGCGAGCCGACGGCGGAGCGGGCCGTGCTGGACGCGGTGACCGCGACCGTCGAATTACGGGCCGTGGGCAACGGCCGGGAGCAGAGCACGTGGTCGCCGGACGATCTGCAGAAGGGGTTCCGGCACATCGGTTTCAAGGTCGACCGGATCGACGAACGGGCCGCCGTACTCAAGGAGGCCGGGGTCGAGTTCAAGCTCGACCCGCTCGATGCCGAGGGTGCCGTCCGGATCTGCTTCTTCTACGACCCGGACGGCACCCTGCTGGAGATGATCCAGGGCGACCTGCAGTACGCCGAGATCCTGGACCCGGACGGGGTCGCCAGAGAGCGTTCTCTGGGCGTTCCCGCGCGGCCGCGGTTCGACCATGTCGCGGTGACGATCGAGGACCGCGATGCCACCAGCGCGTACTACGACCGCAACTACGGCTTCTCGTTCATCGGCACGATCGAGCAGCCGCACGACCAGCGCGGCTTCCACATCGGCTACCTGAAGGGCGGCGACACCGTCCTCGAGGTGTTCACGTACGAGGTGGACAAGAGCTCCCGCGATCCGCAGCTCGACGTCGCCGGTTTCGCGTACACCGAACTCGTGGGCGACCCGCCCGACCTGCCCGCGGCGACCGCGCCGGACGGGACCAAGGTCTACGTCGACCGTGACGGGTTCACCTTCGCCGTAGGCTCCGAGGCATGA
- a CDS encoding zinc-binding dehydrogenase, with protein MKAIRLHAFGPAENLLYEEVPDPAPEPGMVLVEVEAAGVHLVDTMIRSGSTGDSPIPIPDLPTIPGREVAGRASAVGPDVDASWIGKRVVVHLGMVPGGYAERAVAKVESLYEIPDHVDAAQAVAAIGTGRTTAGILSQARLTADDVVLVTAAAGGIGSYLIQAGRNVGATVIGLAGGAAKVELVRSLGAQYAIDYNDPDWAAGLKAELGDREVSVLLDGVGGTNGQQAFDLLAYGGRLLMFGWSGGGAIEFTDEDLAARGLTAGWAIGAKLAAQLRTLESAALEETISGRWKALTTTFPLSEAAAAHQALEDRRTTGKVVLLT; from the coding sequence ATGAAGGCGATCAGACTGCACGCATTCGGTCCGGCGGAGAACCTGCTCTACGAGGAGGTGCCGGACCCCGCTCCTGAGCCGGGCATGGTGCTCGTCGAGGTCGAGGCCGCCGGGGTCCACCTCGTCGACACGATGATCCGCTCGGGCTCGACCGGAGACAGCCCGATCCCCATCCCGGACCTGCCGACGATCCCTGGCCGCGAGGTCGCCGGCCGGGCGAGCGCGGTCGGCCCGGACGTCGACGCGTCGTGGATCGGCAAGCGCGTCGTGGTCCATCTGGGCATGGTGCCAGGCGGGTACGCCGAACGCGCGGTAGCGAAGGTCGAGTCGCTCTACGAGATTCCGGACCATGTGGACGCGGCGCAGGCGGTCGCCGCGATCGGTACCGGGCGGACGACCGCCGGGATCCTGTCGCAAGCGCGGCTGACCGCGGACGACGTCGTACTCGTGACTGCCGCGGCAGGCGGGATCGGCAGCTACCTGATCCAGGCTGGGCGGAACGTGGGTGCGACGGTGATCGGCCTCGCCGGTGGGGCGGCGAAGGTCGAGCTGGTGCGGTCGCTGGGTGCGCAGTACGCGATCGACTACAACGATCCGGACTGGGCGGCCGGTTTGAAGGCTGAACTGGGTGATCGCGAAGTCAGCGTTTTGCTCGATGGCGTTGGCGGGACCAATGGTCAGCAGGCGTTCGATCTGCTCGCGTATGGCGGACGCTTGTTGATGTTCGGGTGGTCGGGTGGCGGGGCGATCGAGTTCACCGACGAGGACCTGGCAGCCCGGGGCCTCACGGCCGGGTGGGCGATCGGAGCCAAGCTGGCCGCACAACTCCGCACCCTCGAGTCCGCCGCCCTCGAGGAGACGATCTCGGGCCGGTGGAAGGCGCTCACCACAACATTCCCGCTGTCGGAGGCAGCAGCCGCCCACCAGGCCCTCGAAGACCGCCGGACCACCGGGAAGGTCGTCCTCCTCACCTGA
- a CDS encoding GH1 family beta-glucosidase, giving the protein MTSGFIWGAATASYQIEGAVSADGRGPSIWDTFAHTPGKIADGTNGDVADDHYHRFAEDIRMLAGLGLKAYRFSIAWPRIVPGGSGATNAAGLDFYRRVAEACLENGVTPYATLYHWDLPQPLEDAGGWLIRDTAERFRDYAAVTHDALSDVVKHWMTLNEPWCSAFLGYGNGEHAPGRTEGADALKAVHHLLLGHGLTLDAIRSEGSAYGIALNPAPIHAATDSPADRDAARRIDGLRNRMFLEPLLSGRYPADVLEDTGMTSWFAEQEADLPLIAAPLDFIGVNYYCPTTVAAPDGPISSPVPSTQPGSENVVAVDTGLPRTQMGWPIQATGLRDILVTINKLAPELPLYVTENGAAYPDSVTADGTIEDDDRLDYIKQHIAVCEDLVAEGFPLKGYFVWSLMDNYEWAWGYSRRFGIVYVDYATQARTVKKSGRWLQSHLAD; this is encoded by the coding sequence GTGACGAGCGGATTCATCTGGGGTGCGGCGACCGCGTCGTACCAGATCGAGGGCGCGGTCTCCGCGGATGGGCGCGGTCCGAGTATCTGGGACACGTTCGCGCACACCCCCGGCAAGATCGCGGACGGCACCAATGGCGACGTGGCCGACGACCACTACCACCGGTTCGCCGAGGACATCCGGATGCTGGCCGGCCTCGGGCTGAAGGCGTACCGGTTCTCGATCGCGTGGCCGCGCATCGTGCCGGGTGGGTCGGGTGCGACCAACGCAGCCGGACTGGACTTCTACCGGCGCGTGGCCGAGGCGTGCCTGGAGAACGGCGTCACGCCGTACGCGACGCTCTACCACTGGGATCTGCCGCAGCCGCTCGAAGACGCCGGCGGATGGCTGATCCGCGATACGGCCGAGCGGTTCCGCGACTACGCGGCCGTAACGCATGACGCGCTGTCCGACGTCGTCAAGCACTGGATGACCTTGAACGAGCCGTGGTGCTCCGCGTTCCTCGGCTATGGGAACGGCGAGCACGCACCGGGTCGCACGGAGGGCGCGGACGCGCTCAAGGCCGTGCACCACCTGCTGCTCGGGCACGGCCTGACGCTCGACGCGATCCGCTCGGAGGGTTCGGCGTACGGGATCGCGCTCAATCCGGCGCCGATCCACGCCGCCACCGACTCCCCCGCCGACCGCGACGCCGCGCGCCGGATCGACGGCCTCCGGAACCGGATGTTCCTCGAGCCGCTGCTGTCCGGGCGGTACCCGGCGGATGTCCTGGAAGACACCGGGATGACTTCGTGGTTCGCGGAGCAGGAGGCGGACCTTCCGCTGATCGCGGCGCCGCTCGACTTCATCGGCGTGAACTACTACTGCCCGACCACCGTCGCCGCACCGGACGGACCGATCTCGTCGCCCGTCCCGTCGACGCAGCCCGGCAGTGAGAACGTCGTTGCCGTCGACACCGGTCTCCCCCGGACCCAGATGGGCTGGCCGATCCAGGCCACCGGTCTCCGCGACATCCTGGTCACCATCAACAAGCTCGCCCCCGAGCTGCCCTTGTACGTGACCGAGAACGGCGCGGCATACCCCGACTCGGTCACCGCCGACGGGACGATCGAGGACGACGACCGGCTCGACTACATCAAGCAGCACATCGCCGTCTGCGAGGACCTGGTGGCCGAAGGCTTCCCGCTGAAGGGCTACTTCGTCTGGTCCTTGATGGACAACTACGAGTGGGCCTGGGGCTACAGCCGCCGCTTCGGCATCGTGTACGTCGACTATGCAACCCAAGCCCGCACCGTCAAGAAGAGCGGACGCTGGCTCCAGAGCCACCTCGCCGATTAG
- a CDS encoding aldo/keto reductase: MTDNWLRPLGSTGLTVSAVCAGGSGLGSMPAVFGYDVTRREAVDLVLRVFDSPLSWIDTSNGYSDGESELRIGLAIKEYGGLPDGFLIATKVDALDGDYSGARVRASVAESKERLGLDELPLVYLHDPEYHDFDSMRDAVDTLMQLRADGEIGHVGLAGGNTRELGRYLDLGGFEVLLVHNRWSLVDHSAGAIFSRARSEGIAVVNAAIYGGGILANPAGATKYAYREAPGAVLEAVAEMEKACQEYGVDLATAALRHSVDDPGIAGTVVGITKPARVDALQAAMAADLPAELLNRLGNLLPQGQYWVEKETS, translated from the coding sequence ATGACTGACAATTGGCTGCGCCCTCTCGGCTCCACCGGGCTGACCGTCTCCGCCGTCTGCGCCGGCGGCAGCGGGCTCGGAAGCATGCCCGCGGTGTTCGGCTACGACGTGACCCGGCGCGAGGCGGTCGACCTGGTCCTGCGCGTGTTCGACAGCCCCCTGAGCTGGATCGACACGTCCAACGGGTACAGCGACGGCGAGAGCGAGCTGCGCATCGGTCTGGCCATCAAGGAGTACGGCGGGTTGCCCGACGGGTTCCTGATCGCGACGAAGGTCGACGCCCTCGACGGCGACTACTCCGGCGCGCGGGTACGGGCCAGCGTGGCCGAGAGCAAGGAACGACTCGGGCTGGACGAGCTGCCGCTGGTGTACCTGCACGATCCGGAGTACCACGACTTCGACTCGATGCGGGACGCCGTCGACACCTTGATGCAGTTGCGTGCCGACGGGGAGATCGGGCATGTCGGACTCGCGGGCGGGAACACGCGCGAGCTCGGGCGGTACCTCGACCTCGGCGGGTTCGAAGTACTGCTGGTGCACAACCGGTGGAGCCTGGTCGACCATTCGGCCGGGGCGATCTTCTCGCGGGCGCGCTCCGAAGGCATCGCGGTGGTGAACGCGGCGATCTACGGCGGCGGCATCCTCGCGAATCCCGCGGGCGCGACGAAGTACGCGTACCGCGAGGCGCCCGGGGCTGTGCTGGAGGCCGTGGCGGAGATGGAGAAGGCGTGCCAGGAGTACGGCGTCGACCTCGCAACGGCCGCGCTCCGGCACTCGGTGGACGACCCCGGGATCGCGGGCACGGTGGTCGGGATCACCAAGCCGGCCCGGGTCGACGCGCTGCAGGCGGCCATGGCGGCCGACCTCCCCGCTGAGCTGCTTAACCGGTTAGGTAACCTACTTCCCCAAGGGCAGTACTGGGTCGAGAAGGAGACGTCGTGA
- a CDS encoding ROK family transcriptional regulator gives MAKILRGATAQETHSAILDLIRSSGTVTRVDLADRSGLTGASISRVVKRLLADGLIIETGYGDPTGGKRATLLQFNPRARHAIGIAVDTPSTTYVVTDMSGRVIEQVSSRGIGKDAPATAVRRITAELEDLIVKAEIEPSTLVGVGVALAGRQGRGGTRLLRTDSEKYAWEPFAVRDTLKDAIDHPIVVENDSTCAAIGEFWAGKIPSVNDFATVYMAAGFGLGLVTNGDVYRGSSSNVGEIGHMVLDVNGPMCWCGGQGCLESLAAPAAVVARAGQDESLADKLGLRGRRLSTRSDFAKIARLAAAGDARCVELIEESATYLAKALLSITNLLDLNQIILAGPGFSEAGDIYVRVAATELNRLSFVRAMHPTRVELSKLGPSAAALGAASLVLHTQLTPHQNTRS, from the coding sequence GTGGCGAAGATTCTGAGAGGTGCGACCGCGCAGGAGACCCACAGCGCGATCCTGGACCTGATCCGCTCCAGCGGCACGGTCACCCGCGTCGACCTCGCCGATCGATCCGGACTCACCGGTGCGTCGATCTCCCGCGTGGTCAAGCGGCTGCTCGCCGACGGTCTGATCATCGAGACCGGGTACGGCGACCCGACCGGCGGGAAACGCGCCACGCTGCTGCAGTTCAACCCACGCGCCCGGCACGCGATCGGCATCGCGGTCGACACCCCGAGCACGACGTACGTCGTCACCGACATGAGCGGCCGGGTGATCGAGCAGGTGTCGTCGCGGGGGATCGGGAAGGACGCGCCGGCGACGGCGGTGCGGCGGATCACCGCCGAGCTCGAGGACCTGATCGTGAAGGCGGAGATCGAGCCGTCGACACTGGTCGGCGTCGGGGTGGCGCTGGCCGGTCGGCAAGGGCGCGGCGGGACGCGGCTGCTGCGGACGGACTCGGAGAAGTACGCGTGGGAGCCGTTCGCGGTGCGGGACACGCTGAAGGACGCGATCGACCACCCGATCGTGGTCGAGAACGACTCGACCTGCGCCGCTATCGGCGAGTTCTGGGCGGGCAAGATCCCGTCGGTGAACGACTTCGCGACCGTCTACATGGCCGCCGGGTTCGGGCTGGGGCTGGTGACGAACGGCGACGTGTACCGCGGCTCGTCGTCCAATGTCGGCGAGATCGGCCACATGGTCCTCGACGTGAACGGTCCGATGTGCTGGTGCGGCGGACAGGGCTGCCTAGAGAGCCTGGCCGCGCCCGCCGCGGTGGTCGCGCGCGCCGGCCAGGACGAGTCGCTCGCCGACAAACTCGGCCTCCGCGGCCGCCGGCTGTCCACCCGCTCCGACTTCGCCAAGATCGCCCGCCTAGCGGCTGCCGGAGACGCGCGCTGTGTCGAGCTGATCGAGGAGTCCGCCACCTACCTCGCGAAGGCCCTGCTCTCGATCACCAACCTGCTCGACCTCAACCAGATCATCCTCGCCGGCCCCGGCTTCAGCGAGGCCGGCGATATCTACGTCCGCGTGGCAGCCACCGAACTCAACCGCCTGTCCTTCGTCCGAGCTATGCATCCGACCCGGGTAGAACTCTCCAAACTAGGCCCCAGCGCAGCCGCCTTGGGCGCCGCCTCCCTGGTCCTCCACACCCAGCTGACGCCGCACCAGAACACCCGCTCCTAA